One genomic window of Clostridium taeniosporum includes the following:
- a CDS encoding Ig-like domain-containing protein translates to MDNNKTIYNVIKKSIADYGQPVAISKNTDSNIDYDKKAIVKYKNQAVQNSNMFIELQDQYEFIMLDKVKYNHYIYWNNAYYKIVSIDNTTEGVYKVYTKFNNVIEKHTYTININNTNSINIKVGQTVKLDCICTKDGEIDQNPTITYISDNINIISVVENGVVKAITEGSTIINVFYNGVKDSININVEKADEFSINCNDIQLDVGSTIQLKAICMKNGIEVKDPTCNYTIADSSIVTISENGDVNGFKEGSTTISIYWEGITKTINVKVNKVAQIDYIIEGVDKFKQKTQATFTISPMIDNSRLEVDPIDIQCDTVKVIGQSNGTITLLGQPVYSDSEFTLYAYVGDKKVASKIAIVSKR, encoded by the coding sequence ATGGATAATAATAAAACTATATATAATGTAATAAAAAAATCTATAGCTGATTATGGACAGCCTGTTGCAATAAGTAAAAATACAGATAGCAATATAGATTATGATAAAAAAGCTATTGTTAAATACAAAAATCAAGCTGTACAAAATAGTAATATGTTCATAGAATTACAAGACCAATATGAATTTATAATGTTGGATAAAGTTAAATATAATCATTATATTTATTGGAATAACGCTTATTATAAAATAGTTAGTATAGATAATACAACCGAAGGAGTTTATAAGGTTTATACTAAATTTAATAATGTAATTGAAAAACATACATATACAATAAATATTAATAATACTAATTCTATTAATATAAAGGTAGGACAAACTGTTAAATTAGATTGTATTTGTACAAAAGATGGAGAAATAGACCAAAACCCAACTATTACATATATAAGTGATAATATTAATATTATCAGTGTTGTAGAAAATGGAGTTGTTAAAGCAATTACAGAAGGTTCTACAATAATAAATGTATTTTATAACGGTGTAAAAGATAGTATTAATATAAATGTAGAAAAGGCAGACGAGTTCTCTATAAATTGTAACGATATACAATTAGATGTTGGTTCTACCATACAACTAAAAGCAATTTGTATGAAAAATGGAATTGAAGTAAAAGACCCTACTTGTAATTATACTATTGCAGATAGTTCAATTGTCACAATTAGCGAAAATGGAGATGTTAATGGCTTTAAGGAGGGTTCTACTACAATTAGTATTTATTGGGAAGGAATAACAAAAACAATTAATGTAAAAGTAAATAAAGTTGCTCAAATAGATTATATAATTGAAGGTGTAGATAAATTTAAACAAAAAACACAAGCAACTTTTACTATAAGTCCTATGATTGATAATAGTAGATTAGAAGTTGATCCTATTGATATTCAATGTGATACTGTCAAAGTGATTGGTCAAAGTAATGGAACAATAACTTTATTAGGACAACCTGTGTATAGTGATAGTGAATTTACTTTATATGCGTATGTAGGAGATAAAAAGGTTGCAAGTAAAATAGCGATAGTAAGTAAAAGATAG
- the tnpA gene encoding IS66 family insertion sequence element accessory protein TnpA has translation MVKKGTDVKWRELVEKFSSYEGTLDSFCKENSISRSQFYYYRKKFEKENNTTFQAIALENNNTNILTVTNNIKSATEIKIEIGKAKIFIPANEIALLSNILREFSKTCLI, from the coding sequence ATGGTTAAAAAAGGAACAGATGTGAAATGGAGAGAACTTGTAGAGAAGTTTTCTTCTTACGAAGGGACGTTAGATAGTTTCTGTAAAGAAAATAGTATTAGTAGAAGTCAGTTTTACTATTACAGAAAGAAATTTGAGAAAGAGAATAATACGACATTTCAAGCTATAGCTTTAGAAAACAATAATACAAATATATTAACAGTAACTAATAATATTAAATCAGCTACTGAGATTAAGATAGAAATTGGCAAAGCTAAAATATTTATACCGGCTAATGAAATAGCTTTGTTATCAAATATACTTAGGGAATTTAGTAAAACATGCTTAATATAG
- a CDS encoding phage portal protein, translated as MNLEKYIEIVYKNNTLWFTEEIKKGNNSNRIAKTYDIINYLHGQHTVLNRKDIKYKEQEYKVKKLILSNAKTICNFHSTYLCGQPISLTGSEKLCKEMQNIYNYGGYNNIDFSIADKLIKFGDSYEYIYKDGDNITSKIIDNECAYPVFADDGEYVAFIEYWCNLEHISYYNIYTKESVTCWSNEGGTLHITEQYNNISGLPIHYKTLNDYDYREGEGLLVNIIPILDELEDLLSKMGDSIYTLSLSPILFTTGQERIDGSMDADGVGYNVGLEGGGDMKYVSSEMDYNSIKYYLDTIQNHLNMCSYLPSILGGNGNIANVSEVSLKMLYSLADVYAMLNERVMREGLNKRFNVIRKLIGIENKEEYINVTFNYSRPQNASELLDNLKKQFDMNAISLESIIEQSPLTSDKIMELERIKNNSNSSDRTDRE; from the coding sequence ATGAATTTAGAAAAATATATAGAAATTGTTTATAAAAATAATACATTATGGTTTACAGAGGAAATAAAAAAAGGCAATAATAGTAATAGAATTGCTAAAACATATGATATTATAAATTATCTACATGGGCAACATACAGTATTAAATAGGAAAGATATTAAATATAAAGAACAAGAATATAAGGTTAAAAAATTAATATTATCTAATGCAAAGACTATTTGTAACTTCCATAGTACATATTTATGTGGACAACCAATATCTTTAACAGGAAGTGAAAAGTTGTGTAAGGAAATGCAAAACATATATAACTATGGTGGATATAATAATATAGATTTTAGTATTGCAGATAAATTAATTAAGTTTGGAGATAGCTACGAATACATATATAAAGATGGAGATAATATTACAAGTAAGATAATAGATAATGAATGTGCATATCCAGTATTTGCAGATGATGGAGAATATGTAGCGTTTATAGAATATTGGTGCAACTTAGAACATATAAGTTATTATAATATTTATACAAAGGAGAGTGTTACTTGTTGGAGCAACGAAGGAGGAACACTACATATAACAGAACAATATAATAATATTAGTGGACTACCTATACATTATAAAACTCTTAATGATTATGATTATAGGGAAGGAGAAGGATTACTTGTTAATATAATACCAATTTTAGATGAATTAGAAGATTTATTATCTAAGATGGGAGATAGTATATATACATTATCTTTAAGTCCAATATTATTTACTACAGGACAAGAAAGAATAGATGGTAGTATGGACGCAGATGGTGTAGGTTATAACGTCGGATTAGAGGGTGGGGGTGACATGAAATATGTCAGTTCAGAAATGGACTATAACTCTATTAAATATTATTTAGATACTATTCAAAATCATTTAAATATGTGTAGTTATTTACCTTCTATATTAGGTGGTAATGGTAATATAGCTAATGTATCAGAAGTATCATTAAAGATGTTATATTCATTAGCTGATGTGTATGCAATGTTAAATGAAAGAGTTATGAGAGAAGGATTAAACAAAAGATTTAATGTTATTAGAAAGTTAATAGGAATAGAGAATAAAGAAGAATATATTAATGTAACATTCAACTATAGTAGACCACAAAATGCAAGTGAGTTATTAGACAATCTAAAGAAACAGTTTGATATGAACGCTATAAGTCTTGAAAGTATTATAGAACAATCACCATTGACAAGTGATAAGATTATGGAATTAGAAAGAATAAAGAATAATTCTAATAGTTCAGATAGAACCGATAGAGAATAA
- the tnpB gene encoding IS66 family insertion sequence element accessory protein TnpB (TnpB, as the term is used for proteins encoded by IS66 family insertion elements, is considered an accessory protein, since TnpC, encoded by a neighboring gene, is a DDE family transposase.), producing the protein MLNIDKVDTVYLACGITDLRKSIDGLVMIVQTQLKLDPFEKALFVFCNRSMNRLKILHFDEGFWLYYHRLENNRLKWPMTKEEAMKVNKEELSWLLKGYEVRTTSKFKPIKEKNCY; encoded by the coding sequence ATGCTTAATATAGATAAAGTAGATACTGTATATTTAGCTTGTGGTATAACAGATTTACGAAAAAGTATAGATGGTTTAGTTATGATCGTTCAAACACAGTTAAAGTTAGATCCCTTTGAAAAAGCTCTATTTGTCTTCTGTAACAGGTCGATGAATAGATTAAAAATATTACATTTTGATGAAGGTTTTTGGCTATATTATCATAGACTTGAAAATAATAGGTTGAAATGGCCTATGACTAAAGAAGAAGCAATGAAAGTAAATAAAGAAGAATTAAGTTGGCTACTTAAAGGATATGAAGTTAGAACTACATCAAAATTTAAGCCTATAAAAGAAAAAAATTGTTACTAA
- the tnpC gene encoding IS66 family transposase has translation MDGLNLNNQLDEKTQLLISKMEREIELKDSEIQNLKTELAFLKGQILNKNRKIFGKSSEQVDSNQMSLFDDAENNCDFKMAEPTMEEIAYTRTKSSKHIGKKDNLANLERIIVEHKLEENEAICSKCNNSLVVIGRKSKEVLKYIPAKLYIEEHITYSYACKSCEAEAGVANIISTKLPNTIFYKSMASNELVAHVINMKYQHAMPLYRLETYFKMLGANLSRQTLSNWIMNSATELQVVYDIMKEQLLKKNYIQADETTVQVINDSGKDSKSKKYMWLYKSGALKDPIILYDYQNTRSSSCPKEFLKGFSGYLQTDGYTGYNRVENVKRLYCLAHIRRKYHEIIVNLDEEALKKSRAIIGFNYCEKLYKIEKDLRETYSKDEDYYKKRYKIRLKKSAPILNEFQEYVEREIKNALPKSPLGKALDYTRKLLSDMKTLLEDGSLEIDNNGAERAIKPFVIGRKNWLFSNTAKGAKSSALIYSIIETAKANGLIVEKYLVYLFDMLANTESKEKETLNNYMPWSKALPDVLRIKVGK, from the coding sequence ATGGATGGCTTAAATTTAAACAATCAACTTGATGAAAAAACACAGTTATTGATTTCGAAAATGGAAAGAGAAATTGAGTTAAAAGATTCAGAAATTCAAAATCTTAAAACTGAATTAGCATTTTTGAAAGGTCAAATTCTTAATAAAAATAGAAAGATATTTGGAAAATCTAGTGAACAGGTAGATTCTAATCAAATGTCTCTTTTTGACGATGCTGAAAATAACTGTGACTTTAAAATGGCTGAGCCAACAATGGAGGAAATTGCTTATACAAGAACTAAGTCATCTAAACACATTGGCAAGAAAGATAATTTAGCAAATTTAGAAAGAATCATTGTTGAACATAAGCTTGAAGAAAATGAAGCAATATGCAGCAAATGTAATAATTCTTTAGTTGTTATTGGACGTAAATCAAAGGAAGTATTAAAATACATACCAGCAAAACTTTATATAGAAGAACATATTACATATAGTTATGCTTGCAAATCTTGCGAAGCGGAAGCAGGTGTTGCAAACATAATTTCAACAAAATTACCTAATACTATATTTTATAAAAGTATGGCATCAAATGAATTAGTAGCTCATGTCATAAATATGAAGTATCAGCATGCAATGCCTTTATATAGATTAGAAACCTACTTTAAGATGCTAGGTGCAAATCTTTCAAGACAAACATTATCTAATTGGATAATGAATAGTGCTACTGAACTTCAAGTTGTATATGATATTATGAAAGAACAACTTTTAAAGAAAAATTATATACAAGCTGATGAGACTACCGTTCAGGTTATTAATGATAGCGGTAAGGATTCAAAGTCCAAGAAATATATGTGGTTATATAAATCTGGAGCTTTAAAAGATCCAATTATTTTATATGACTATCAGAATACAAGATCTAGCTCTTGTCCTAAAGAATTTTTGAAAGGATTTTCAGGATATCTTCAAACAGATGGGTATACCGGATATAATAGAGTCGAAAATGTGAAACGATTATATTGCCTAGCTCATATCCGAAGAAAATATCATGAAATAATAGTAAACTTAGATGAAGAAGCCCTAAAAAAATCACGTGCTATAATAGGGTTTAATTATTGTGAAAAACTTTATAAAATAGAAAAAGACTTAAGGGAAACTTATAGCAAGGACGAAGATTACTATAAAAAACGATATAAAATAAGGCTTAAAAAGTCAGCGCCAATTCTTAATGAATTTCAAGAATATGTGGAGAGAGAAATAAAAAATGCTCTTCCAAAAAGTCCGTTAGGTAAAGCTCTTGACTATACTAGAAAGCTTCTATCTGATATGAAAACACTTTTAGAAGACGGATCTTTAGAAATAGATAATAATGGAGCTGAAAGAGCAATAAAACCATTTGTTATTGGTAGAAAAAACTGGCTTTTCTCAAATACAGCAAAAGGTGCAAAATCAAGTGCTTTAATTTATAGCATAATTGAAACCGCTAAAGCCAACGGTTTAATAGTAGAAAAATATTTAGTATATTTATTTGATATGTTAGCTAATACAGAGTCTAAAGAAAAAGAAACTTTAAATAATTATATGCCTTGGTCAAAGGCTCTTCCCGACGTGTTGCGCATTAAGGTTGGTAAATAA
- a CDS encoding helix-turn-helix domain-containing protein, with amino-acid sequence MTLRERIAYTRTIYKLSQTNVADALGVSRNYISMIENNNGNVGATQERLEEILNIIYKLGEEKKKGRLQDVLNDLKTINKNKNKEYKGR; translated from the coding sequence ATGACACTTAGGGAAAGGATAGCTTATACAAGAACTATATATAAACTTAGTCAAACCAATGTTGCAGACGCATTAGGAGTTAGTAGGAATTATATTAGTATGATTGAAAATAATAACGGTAATGTTGGAGCAACTCAAGAAAGACTAGAAGAAATATTAAATATTATATACAAGCTAGGAGAAGAAAAGAAAAAGGGTAGATTACAGGACGTTTTAAACGACCTCAAAACAATAAATAAAAATAAAAATAAAGAATATAAAGGTAGGTGA